Below is a genomic region from Mucilaginibacter auburnensis.
GTTCTTTAATGAAAAATAATGAGATGACTAAACCGGCACAAAGATAAGTGCTTACATAATCCGTTATATTAAATCAATGTTAATTATTTTTAAAAATGATTATGTATTTATCAACATTTAACAACTAATGACGTAAGTCCCGAAAAAATATGACCTATATAATGAAATTCTCATACCAAAATCAACTTTTTTAACATTGAGTTAATCCATGTTACAGGTAGACATTATAGCGCTTTAATGATAAATTAATGATACAAGTGGTTTTTTGCTTTCAGGCCTTTTATTTAGCTTTGGCTTTCATAAATTTTAAAAAGAACATACGCTGATATGAACTACGATGTAATTGTTATAGGGAGCGGTCCCGGTGGTTATGTAGCTGCCATACGTGCTTCCCAACTTGGTTTAAAAACCGCTGTAGTTGAAAAAGAATCTCTGGGTGGCATTTGCCTTAACTGGGGTTGTATACCTACCAAAGCTTTATTAAAGAGCGCCCAGGTTTTTGAATACATCAATCATGCTGCCGATTACGGCATTAAAATAAATACACCAGGCGAAGTTGATTTTGAAGCTGTTGTTAAACGTAGCCGCTCTGTTGCTGATGGTATGAGCAAAGGTGTACAGTTTTTAATGAAGAAAAACAAAATTGACGTTATAAACGGCTTTGGCAAGCTCAAAGCAAAAGGCGTTATTGAAGTTAAAGGTACTGATGGCGCCGTTAAAGAATATACGGCTAAAAACATCATATTAGCTACCGGCGGCCGTTCGCGCGAGTTGCCCAACCTTAAACAAGACAACGTTAAGGTTATTGGCTACCGTCAGGCTATGGTATTGCCTAAACAACCTAAATCAATGGTAGTTGTTGGCTCGGGCGCTATAGGTATTGAGTTTGCTTATTTCTACAACTCAATAGGCACTAAAGTTACTGTTGTTGAATACCTTGATAATATAGTTCCTTTGGAGGACGAAGAGGTTTCAAAAGGCCTTGCACGTATATTAAAAAAGCAAGGTATTGAGATCATGACCGGCTCAAATGTTGAGTCTGTTGATACCAGCGGCGATCTTTGCAAAGTAAACGTAAAAACAGCTTCAGGCAACCAGGTTATTGAAGCCGAGATCGTGCTATCAGCAGTGGGTATCTCTACCAATATTGAGGGTATAGGCTTAGAAGAAGTTGGTGTTAAAACAGAAAAAGGTAAAGTTTTAGTTGACGATTTCTACAAAACCAATATTGAAGGCGTTTACGCCATTGGCGATATTGTAAAAGGTCAGGCATTGGCTCACGTAGCATCTGCAGAAGGTATAATCTGCGTTGAGAAAATTGCAGGCCATCATCCACAGCCGCTTGATTATAATAATATTCCGGGTTGTACGTATTGCAGCCCAGAGGTAGCATCAGTAGGTTACACCGAAAAGGCTGCTAAAGAAGCCGGATATGAAGTTAAGGTAGGCAAATTCCCATTCTCTGCATCAGGCAAAGCCAGCGCTGCCGGCGTAAAAGACGGTTTTGTTAAACTGGTATTTGATGCTAAATACGGCGAATTGTTAGGCGCTCACATGTTAGGCGCTAACGTTACCGAGATGATAGCCGAGATCGTATCAGCACGCAAACTGGAAACTACCGGTCATGAGTTGATCAAAACGGTACACCCGCACCCAACCATGAGCGAAGCCATAATGGAAGCCGCCGCCGAAGCATACGGCGAGTGTATACATTTGTAAGCTGCGCAGTCAATATTTTATAGTCGATGGTCCATAGTAGTTTGCTTTGGACCATCGACTTTTTTGTTTAAGTTTAACTCAACAACCATGGACTATCAACCATGGTCTATGGACAAAAAATGAACCCAAAGCTATACACAATAGACACCGGCACTTTTAAACTTGATGGCGGCGCTATGTTTGGTGTGGTGCCTAAAACCATCTGGAGCAAAACCAATCCGGCCGATGAGAATAACCTTTGCACGTGGGCTATGCGTTGTTTGCTGATTGAAGAAGGCAACAGATTGATACTGGTTGATACCGGCATGGGCAATAAGCAAAGCGATAAATTTTTCAGCTTTTATTATCCGGATAGGTCCAACACACTGGATAGCTCATTGGCCGCCCATGGTTTCCATCGAGATGATATTACCGATGTGTTTTTAACGCACCTGCATTTTGACCATGTGGGCGGCGCCGTTGAACGTATTGGCGAAACCCTCACTCCTACCTTTAAAAACGCTACCTACTGGAGTAACGCCCAACATTGGGATTGGGCCATAAATCCTAACGAACGCGAAAAAGCATCGTTTTTAAAAGAAAACATTTTGCCTATACAGGACAGCGGTCAGCTAAAGTTTATTGATGGCAAGGATGGAGTAACATTTACAGACCATGTTAAAGTGCGTTT
It encodes:
- the lpdA gene encoding dihydrolipoyl dehydrogenase: MNYDVIVIGSGPGGYVAAIRASQLGLKTAVVEKESLGGICLNWGCIPTKALLKSAQVFEYINHAADYGIKINTPGEVDFEAVVKRSRSVADGMSKGVQFLMKKNKIDVINGFGKLKAKGVIEVKGTDGAVKEYTAKNIILATGGRSRELPNLKQDNVKVIGYRQAMVLPKQPKSMVVVGSGAIGIEFAYFYNSIGTKVTVVEYLDNIVPLEDEEVSKGLARILKKQGIEIMTGSNVESVDTSGDLCKVNVKTASGNQVIEAEIVLSAVGISTNIEGIGLEEVGVKTEKGKVLVDDFYKTNIEGVYAIGDIVKGQALAHVASAEGIICVEKIAGHHPQPLDYNNIPGCTYCSPEVASVGYTEKAAKEAGYEVKVGKFPFSASGKASAAGVKDGFVKLVFDAKYGELLGAHMLGANVTEMIAEIVSARKLETTGHELIKTVHPHPTMSEAIMEAAAEAYGECIHL
- a CDS encoding MBL fold metallo-hydrolase translates to MNPKLYTIDTGTFKLDGGAMFGVVPKTIWSKTNPADENNLCTWAMRCLLIEEGNRLILVDTGMGNKQSDKFFSFYYPDRSNTLDSSLAAHGFHRDDITDVFLTHLHFDHVGGAVERIGETLTPTFKNATYWSNAQHWDWAINPNEREKASFLKENILPIQDSGQLKFIDGKDGVTFTDHVKVRFVYGHTEAQMLPQINYKGRQMLYMADLIPSIGHLPLAYVMGYDMFPMKTLNEKKAILNEALENNYILYFEHDSVNECCTLKNTDKGIRADEIFRLSEV